The following are encoded in a window of Synechococcales cyanobacterium CNB genomic DNA:
- the pdhA gene encoding pyruvate dehydrogenase (acetyl-transferring) E1 component subunit alpha → MPRKVVYEARVEYVQVLDEEGRLDAKLAAGTLTDEQVAFLYEQMVICRQYDEVAFKLQRSGRMGTYPQNKGQEAAALGSGFAAKKGTDFLVPCYRENAALFLHGLPMEHILLHWMGDERGNQIPEGVNVTPISIPIGTQMLHATGIAWAYKIRREPRCVITYFGDGATSEGDFHEAANFASTLQVPCVFFCQNNQWAISVPRETQTASETIAQKALAYGMPTVQVDGNDLFAVYKETRDALDRARSGGGPSFIEAVTYRLGDHTTADDARRYRDPEEVAAWQQKDPMIRTRKYLESKGLWDDDRQRAAEERAKAIVQEVVRAAEGIEKPTTDDIFNFTFAELPDEIARQRDTLRTSSIGQDPTQIDRESWANAPTR, encoded by the coding sequence ATGCCGAGGAAGGTCGTCTACGAAGCGCGCGTCGAGTACGTGCAGGTTCTCGACGAGGAGGGACGCCTCGATGCCAAGCTCGCCGCGGGCACCCTGACCGACGAGCAGGTCGCCTTCCTCTACGAGCAGATGGTCATCTGCCGCCAGTACGACGAGGTCGCCTTCAAACTCCAGCGTTCAGGCCGCATGGGCACATACCCGCAGAACAAGGGCCAGGAGGCCGCCGCGCTCGGCTCCGGCTTCGCCGCGAAGAAGGGAACCGACTTCCTCGTCCCCTGCTACCGCGAGAACGCCGCCCTCTTCCTCCACGGCCTCCCCATGGAGCACATCCTCCTGCACTGGATGGGCGATGAACGCGGGAACCAGATTCCCGAAGGCGTCAACGTCACCCCCATCAGCATCCCCATCGGCACCCAGATGCTCCACGCGACCGGCATCGCGTGGGCGTACAAAATCCGACGCGAGCCACGCTGCGTCATCACCTACTTCGGCGACGGCGCGACCAGCGAGGGCGACTTCCACGAGGCCGCCAACTTCGCCTCCACGCTCCAGGTCCCCTGCGTCTTCTTCTGCCAGAACAATCAGTGGGCCATCAGCGTCCCGCGCGAAACGCAGACCGCTTCCGAAACCATCGCACAGAAGGCGCTCGCCTACGGCATGCCCACCGTCCAGGTGGACGGCAACGACCTCTTCGCCGTCTACAAGGAGACTCGCGACGCGCTCGACCGCGCCCGCAGCGGCGGCGGTCCGAGTTTCATCGAGGCCGTCACCTACCGCCTCGGCGACCACACCACCGCCGACGACGCCCGCCGATACCGCGACCCCGAGGAGGTCGCCGCGTGGCAGCAGAAAGACCCGATGATCCGCACCCGCAAGTATCTCGAGAGCAAGGGCCTGTGGGACGACGACCGCCAGCGGGCCGCCGAGGAACGCGCCAAGGCGATCGTGCAGGAAGTCGTCCGCGCCGCGGAAGGGATCGAGAAGCCCACCACCGACGACATCTTCAACTTCACCTTCGCCGAACTCCCCGACGAGATCGCCCGCCAGCGCGACACCCTGCGGACCAGCTCGATCGGCCAGGATCCGACCCAGATCGACCGCGAATCTTGGGCGAACGCCCCCACCCGCTGA
- a CDS encoding acyl-CoA dehydrogenase: MADLKSMKGVSEKDRKLIAEAEALLGPEPTSMGFIKNLFWGRFRNDLVLPYPEVSPDEAARCDQLLAELERYLKTEHPAIQIDQEQEIPRWVIDRLFSMGVLGMTIPKEYGGLGMGITSYNHVLEMIGRYCGSTAVLVSAHQSIGCKAIMLFGTEEQKRLWLPRLAKDWLSAFCLSEPNVGCDAGGQETTCELSPDGTHYILNGEKKWATSAAISGLFTVMARQKMPDGSEKVTALVCTPDMEGVNIFEKNRSKCGIRGTWQARIRFSNVRVPKFNLLHKEGRGLNVALSCLNYGRCTLSAGMLGGAYGAMNQAIRWSQTRYQFGDPLSEKELVRQRIAHMAAMVYAMDAVLYMTTGMLDRHDEDIMVETAACKVFCSEMGWRVVNDAMQIMGGESYMTENEIERTFRDSRINIIVEGSNDLMWSFIFAYGGKQLGEWMLSIRDAPLSRKLSPALLRAAIPLAAEVFLGVRRRAPAIEGVHPSLRPQAQRLARLISEHTYQFKQTSKRYDAAVVSRQAVQARLALAAIYLHAWACTLSKLDRDVRRHDGNGGLDFERDRAAALHFFDLAEIEINRFYRELYFNADETMLAAADAALRHNDSLPTEDFIIPERSPTPQRGKGRRTDHSSIKLFPGDSHARTADAAQR, encoded by the coding sequence ATGGCAGACCTGAAGTCGATGAAGGGCGTCTCGGAGAAGGACCGCAAACTCATCGCGGAGGCGGAAGCCCTCCTCGGCCCGGAGCCGACCTCGATGGGCTTCATCAAGAACCTCTTCTGGGGACGATTCCGCAACGACCTCGTGCTCCCCTACCCGGAAGTCAGCCCGGACGAAGCCGCTCGCTGCGACCAGTTGCTCGCCGAACTCGAACGCTACCTCAAGACCGAGCACCCCGCCATCCAGATCGACCAGGAGCAGGAGATCCCGCGCTGGGTGATCGACCGGCTCTTCTCCATGGGCGTCCTCGGCATGACCATCCCCAAGGAGTACGGCGGCCTGGGCATGGGCATCACCAGTTACAACCACGTCCTCGAGATGATCGGCCGCTACTGCGGCTCCACCGCCGTGCTGGTCAGCGCGCACCAGTCCATCGGCTGCAAGGCCATCATGCTCTTCGGCACCGAGGAGCAGAAACGCCTCTGGCTCCCTCGCCTCGCCAAGGACTGGCTCAGCGCGTTCTGCCTCAGCGAGCCGAACGTCGGCTGCGACGCCGGCGGGCAGGAGACCACCTGCGAACTCTCGCCCGACGGAACTCACTACATCCTCAACGGCGAGAAGAAGTGGGCGACCAGCGCCGCGATCAGCGGACTCTTCACCGTCATGGCGCGCCAGAAGATGCCCGACGGGTCCGAGAAGGTCACCGCTCTCGTCTGCACGCCGGACATGGAAGGCGTCAACATCTTCGAGAAGAACCGCAGCAAGTGCGGCATCCGCGGAACCTGGCAGGCACGCATCCGCTTCTCCAACGTCCGAGTGCCGAAGTTCAACCTCCTGCACAAAGAGGGCCGCGGCCTCAACGTCGCCCTCAGCTGCCTCAACTACGGACGATGCACCCTCAGCGCCGGCATGCTCGGCGGAGCCTACGGTGCGATGAACCAGGCCATCCGATGGTCGCAGACCCGCTACCAGTTCGGCGATCCCCTCTCGGAAAAAGAACTCGTCCGCCAGCGCATCGCACACATGGCCGCCATGGTCTACGCCATGGACGCCGTCCTCTACATGACCACAGGCATGCTCGACCGCCACGACGAGGACATCATGGTCGAGACCGCCGCCTGCAAGGTCTTCTGCTCCGAGATGGGCTGGCGCGTCGTCAACGACGCCATGCAGATCATGGGCGGCGAGTCCTACATGACCGAGAATGAGATCGAACGCACCTTCCGCGATTCACGCATCAACATCATCGTCGAAGGCTCCAACGACCTCATGTGGTCCTTCATCTTCGCCTACGGCGGGAAACAACTCGGCGAATGGATGCTCAGCATCCGCGACGCCCCCCTCTCCAGGAAACTCAGCCCGGCCCTCCTCAGGGCAGCCATCCCCCTCGCCGCGGAGGTCTTCCTCGGCGTCCGCCGACGCGCCCCGGCCATCGAGGGCGTCCATCCCTCGCTCCGCCCGCAAGCGCAGCGCCTCGCACGCCTCATCTCCGAGCACACCTACCAGTTCAAGCAGACCAGCAAACGCTACGACGCCGCCGTCGTCTCCCGGCAGGCCGTGCAGGCAAGGCTCGCGCTCGCCGCCATCTACCTCCACGCCTGGGCGTGCACGCTCAGCAAACTCGACCGCGACGTGCGCCGCCACGACGGCAACGGCGGCCTCGATTTTGAACGCGACCGCGCCGCCGCACTCCACTTCTTCGACCTCGCCGAGATCGAGATCAACCGCTTCTATCGCGAGCTCTACTTCAACGCGGACGAGACCATGCTCGCGGCCGCGGACGCCGCCCTTCGCCACAACGACTCTCTCCCCACCGAGGACTTCATCATCCCCGAGCGCAGCCCGACGCCCCAGCGCGGGAAAGGCCGGCGGACCGACCACTCGTCGATCAAGTTGTTCCCGGGCGACTCGCACGCCCGGACCGCGGACGCCGCGCAACGCTGA
- a CDS encoding enoyl-CoA hydratase/isomerase family protein, translating to MSGVGFGQPPGGRSRRMTAQPLPVERDDRGEHEGVLTIRLEQVDRPIIVLDHALIQRLEATLATIPVDARAVVLASASERAFVAGADLKAISDLSDEQLDRYLDYGQRVFGILSQLPCPTVAAINGAALGGGLELAMHCDGLVASPSPSGKPYQVGLPEASLGLCPGWGGTNLLPARMDPADAIRRTATGRTMAFDEAAEAGLFDDVAATPDELLDAAKSWVCAQKTPKRDAAPARWIGRSETAPAVLAAADEVRGEVGSSLPGKAVLDAVDAGTARGWQAALDAERQRLVALRRTPAAVEAIRAFFERTAKKG from the coding sequence ATGTCCGGTGTCGGCTTCGGCCAGCCGCCGGGCGGTCGGAGCAGACGAATGACGGCCCAACCGCTGCCAGTCGAGCGCGATGACCGCGGAGAGCACGAAGGCGTGCTCACGATCCGGCTTGAACAGGTGGACAGGCCCATCATCGTCCTCGACCACGCGCTCATTCAGCGACTCGAAGCGACACTCGCAACCATCCCCGTCGACGCTCGCGCCGTCGTGCTTGCCTCCGCCAGCGAGCGTGCCTTCGTCGCCGGCGCGGACCTCAAGGCCATCAGCGACCTGAGCGACGAACAACTCGACCGCTACCTCGACTACGGCCAGCGCGTCTTCGGCATCCTCTCGCAACTCCCCTGCCCCACCGTCGCGGCGATCAACGGTGCCGCGCTCGGCGGCGGCCTGGAACTCGCCATGCACTGCGACGGCCTCGTCGCCTCGCCCTCACCCTCAGGCAAGCCATACCAGGTCGGCCTGCCCGAGGCATCCCTCGGCCTCTGCCCCGGTTGGGGAGGCACCAACCTGCTCCCAGCTCGCATGGACCCCGCCGACGCGATCCGCAGAACCGCAACCGGCCGCACCATGGCCTTCGACGAAGCCGCCGAGGCAGGCCTCTTCGATGACGTCGCCGCCACACCGGATGAACTGCTCGACGCGGCCAAGTCGTGGGTCTGCGCTCAGAAGACGCCGAAACGCGACGCAGCCCCGGCTCGTTGGATCGGGCGGAGCGAGACCGCCCCCGCCGTACTCGCCGCTGCCGATGAAGTCCGAGGCGAGGTGGGTTCGAGCCTGCCCGGCAAGGCCGTGCTCGACGCCGTCGATGCCGGCACGGCCCGGGGATGGCAGGCCGCGCTCGACGCCGAGCGACAGAGACTCGTGGCGCTGCGTCGCACGCCCGCCGCCGTCGAAGCCATCCGTGCGTTCTTCGAGCGCACGGCGAAGAAAGGATGA
- a CDS encoding enoyl-CoA hydratase/isomerase family protein, whose translation MTDTLTTLTIDGAIARLTLNRPDARNALSVPLLQSLLARVGEIDATLPPPSVLVLTGSGPAFCAGMDLRAVLGDAAAGSTLLGLLAELTLRLRRLPMAIVAAVNGAAIGGGCGLACVGDFVFTHNDAKLGFPEVDLGVCPAVVAPWVVKRLGPGRARHVLLAGGVMSGQEAAAIGLATRSLPTLADLETAVADLADRLSKAGPLALRETKRLLNTLDGSDDDTIVRRGAELSASVLATEDAQSRLRQRLSTKP comes from the coding sequence ATGACCGACACGCTGACTACCCTGACCATCGACGGCGCCATCGCTCGTCTCACCCTGAACAGGCCGGATGCGCGCAACGCACTCTCGGTCCCTCTTCTCCAGAGCCTCCTCGCACGTGTCGGCGAGATCGACGCGACCTTACCCCCCCCCTCTGTCCTCGTGCTCACAGGCAGCGGACCAGCGTTCTGCGCGGGCATGGACCTCCGTGCCGTGCTCGGCGACGCCGCCGCAGGCTCGACCCTCCTCGGCCTCCTCGCCGAACTGACCCTCCGCCTCCGCAGACTGCCAATGGCGATCGTCGCGGCTGTCAACGGCGCTGCCATCGGCGGCGGCTGCGGACTCGCGTGCGTCGGCGACTTCGTCTTCACCCACAACGACGCCAAACTCGGATTCCCGGAAGTCGATCTCGGCGTCTGTCCGGCTGTCGTCGCGCCCTGGGTCGTCAAACGCCTCGGCCCAGGCAGGGCGCGGCACGTCCTGCTCGCGGGAGGCGTCATGTCCGGCCAGGAGGCAGCCGCGATCGGTCTCGCAACCCGCAGCCTCCCGACGCTCGCCGATCTCGAAACCGCCGTCGCGGACCTTGCCGACAGGCTCTCCAAGGCCGGCCCCCTCGCGCTCCGGGAGACAAAGCGCCTCCTCAACACCCTCGACGGCTCCGATGACGACACCATCGTTCGCCGAGGTGCCGAGTTGTCGGCTTCGGTGCTCGCCACCGAGGATGCGCAGTCCCGCCTCCGACAACGCCTCTCCACGAAGCCCTGA